The Streptomyces europaeiscabiei genome window below encodes:
- a CDS encoding response regulator transcription factor gives MARKILLVDDDGAVREGIGRLLRFEGYETVLAENGLVALDALRAPGGEPDLVLMDVTMPGLDGLAATRRIRASGSTVPVMMITGRDAVGDRIVALDNGADDYLAKPFAPEELLARVRALLRRGQSLALREIVPRLPADRLAYADVVMDLGSRAVTRAERPLTLTRTEYALLEYLLRHPVKVHSRARIFREVWGFEFEPASNTLDVYVMYLRRKLEGRGEPRILHTVRGLGYTLRGA, from the coding sequence ATGGCGCGGAAGATTCTGCTGGTCGATGACGACGGAGCCGTACGTGAGGGGATCGGGCGGCTGTTGAGGTTCGAGGGCTACGAGACCGTGCTCGCCGAGAACGGTCTCGTGGCCCTCGACGCTCTGCGGGCTCCCGGCGGTGAGCCGGACCTCGTCCTGATGGACGTCACCATGCCGGGGCTCGACGGGCTCGCCGCGACCCGGCGGATCCGGGCCTCCGGCTCCACCGTGCCGGTCATGATGATCACCGGCCGGGACGCGGTCGGCGACCGTATCGTCGCCCTCGACAACGGCGCCGACGACTACCTCGCCAAGCCCTTCGCCCCCGAGGAACTCCTCGCACGTGTACGGGCGTTGCTGCGCCGGGGCCAGTCGCTCGCCCTCCGCGAGATCGTCCCCCGCCTCCCCGCGGACCGGCTCGCCTACGCCGACGTCGTCATGGACCTCGGCAGCCGTGCCGTCACCCGCGCCGAACGCCCCCTCACCCTCACCCGCACCGAGTACGCCCTCCTCGAATACCTCCTCCGCCACCCGGTCAAGGTCCACAGCCGTGCCCGGATCTTCCGGGAGGTCTGGGGCTTCGAGTTCGAGCCTGCCTCCAACACCCTCGACGTGTACGTCATGTACCTCCGCCGCAAACTGGAGGGCCGGGGCGAGCCACGCATCCTCCACACCGTGCGGGGGCTGGGATACACGCTGCGCGGGGCGTGA
- a CDS encoding bifunctional metallophosphatase/5'-nucleotidase, with product MSATPQAHRRRSRRNRILAVAAGLATVGALAAAIPASAGEAKSHKPGKSKPRYQDVQLLSFNDLHGNLEPPAGSSGRVTELHEDGTTTTINAGGVEYLATHLREARKTNTKFSITAAAGDMVGASPLISGLFHDEPTIEALNGLELDVTSVGNHEFDEGVKELRRLQKGGCHKVDGCYVEGKKFKGADFPYLAANVIEEKTGKPLLKPYWVWKKNGVKIGFIGVTLEDTPGVVSAEGVKGLKFKDEVETINKYAKELESQGVKSVVALIHEGGLPASQSYNYDCDSPGAGDGISGPIVDIAKNITPKVDAVVTGHTHAAYACTINDPAGQPRMVTSAASFGRLYTDTTLTYDRQTNDISRTAVKSANHVVTRTVAKAADMTALISRWNTLAAPIGNRTIGYISGDVANVGTETPMGDLIADAQFWYGKTLDPEVDLALMNPGGVRAPLTYAAKGTEGDGVVTYAEGFTVQPFSNTVNLQDFTGAQIIQVLKEQVSGSNTAAPKVLLPSSGLTYTLDLTKTGADRVVVGTIKLNGVAIDPAATYRVATNSFLAGGGDGYPTLGQGTNDLVGADDLAALEQYLLANSSATSPIAPPAANRITIIS from the coding sequence ATGTCAGCCACACCCCAAGCGCACCGCCGCAGAAGCCGCCGCAACCGGATCCTCGCCGTCGCGGCCGGCCTGGCGACCGTCGGGGCGCTGGCCGCCGCGATCCCGGCGAGTGCCGGTGAGGCGAAGTCTCACAAGCCCGGCAAGAGCAAGCCGCGGTACCAGGACGTGCAGCTGCTGTCGTTCAACGACCTGCACGGCAACCTGGAGCCGCCGGCCGGTTCCTCGGGCCGGGTGACCGAGCTGCACGAGGACGGTACGACCACGACGATCAACGCCGGTGGTGTCGAGTACCTGGCCACGCACCTGCGGGAGGCCCGCAAGACCAACACGAAGTTCTCGATCACGGCCGCCGCCGGTGACATGGTCGGCGCCTCCCCGCTGATCTCGGGCCTGTTCCACGACGAGCCCACCATCGAGGCGCTGAACGGGCTCGAACTCGATGTGACGAGCGTCGGCAACCACGAGTTCGACGAGGGCGTCAAGGAACTGCGCCGCCTGCAGAAGGGTGGCTGCCACAAGGTCGACGGCTGCTACGTCGAGGGCAAGAAGTTCAAGGGCGCCGACTTCCCGTACCTCGCGGCGAACGTCATCGAGGAGAAGACCGGCAAGCCGCTCCTGAAGCCCTACTGGGTGTGGAAGAAGAACGGCGTCAAGATCGGCTTCATCGGTGTGACGCTGGAGGACACCCCGGGCGTCGTCTCCGCCGAGGGCGTCAAGGGCCTCAAGTTCAAGGACGAGGTCGAGACGATCAACAAGTACGCCAAGGAGCTGGAGAGCCAGGGCGTCAAGTCGGTCGTCGCGCTGATCCACGAGGGCGGTCTCCCCGCCTCCCAGTCGTACAACTACGACTGCGACTCGCCCGGCGCCGGTGACGGCATCTCCGGTCCGATCGTCGACATCGCCAAGAACATCACGCCGAAGGTCGACGCCGTCGTCACCGGCCACACGCACGCCGCGTACGCCTGCACGATCAACGACCCGGCGGGCCAGCCGCGCATGGTCACCTCGGCCGCGTCCTTCGGCCGCCTCTACACCGACACGACGCTGACGTACGACCGTCAGACCAACGACATCTCCCGTACGGCCGTGAAGTCCGCGAACCACGTGGTCACCCGGACCGTCGCGAAGGCCGCCGACATGACGGCCCTCATCAGCAGGTGGAACACGCTCGCCGCCCCCATCGGCAACCGCACCATCGGTTACATATCCGGCGATGTGGCCAACGTCGGCACGGAGACGCCGATGGGTGACCTCATCGCCGACGCGCAGTTCTGGTACGGCAAGACGCTGGACCCCGAGGTCGACCTCGCGCTGATGAACCCCGGTGGTGTGCGCGCGCCGCTCACCTACGCGGCCAAGGGCACCGAGGGCGACGGCGTGGTGACCTACGCCGAGGGCTTCACCGTCCAGCCGTTCTCCAACACGGTCAACCTCCAGGACTTCACGGGTGCCCAGATCATCCAGGTCCTCAAGGAGCAGGTGAGCGGTTCGAACACCGCCGCGCCGAAGGTGCTGCTGCCGTCGTCCGGTCTGACGTACACGCTCGACCTCACGAAGACCGGCGCCGACCGCGTCGTCGTCGGCACCATCAAGCTCAACGGTGTCGCCATCGACCCGGCCGCCACGTACCGCGTCGCCACCAACAGCTTCCTCGCGGGCGGCGGCGACGGCTACCCGACGCTGGGTCAGGGCACGAACGACCTGGTCGGTGCGGACGACCTCGCCGCGCTCGAGCAGTACCTGCTGGCCAACTCCTCGGCGACCAGCCCGATCGCGCCGCCGGCGGCCAACCGGATCACGATCATCAGCTAG
- the mshD gene encoding mycothiol synthase, which yields MTSDDTARPGSAASAAAARSIETRLDLTATQKDAVLALLEEAAQVDGQQAVSEQGRLQLRGGPRDGVRHLLLSVGDDLVGYAQLEDNDPVEAPAAELVVHPSHRGHGHGRALGSALLAESGKRLRVWAHGGHSAARHLAQVLGLTLFRELRQMRRSLADFDPPEPVLPGGVTVRAFRPGEDDTAWLTANAEAFAHHPEQGSLTQRDLDDRKAEPWFDPAGFFLAFKGDELVGFHWTKAHTDEQLGEVYVVGVRPGAQGGGLGKALTTIGLRHLAAQGLPTAMLYVDADNKAAVTVYERLGFVTYETDLMYRSET from the coding sequence ATGACCAGCGACGACACCGCCCGGCCCGGCTCAGCGGCAAGCGCAGCCGCCGCCCGCAGTATCGAGACCCGCCTGGACCTGACCGCCACCCAGAAGGACGCCGTACTGGCCCTGCTGGAAGAGGCCGCCCAGGTGGACGGCCAGCAGGCGGTGTCCGAGCAGGGCCGCCTCCAGCTCCGCGGCGGCCCGCGGGACGGCGTACGGCACCTCCTCCTCAGCGTCGGGGACGACCTGGTCGGTTACGCCCAGCTGGAGGACAACGACCCCGTCGAGGCCCCCGCCGCCGAGCTGGTCGTCCACCCCTCCCATCGGGGCCACGGCCACGGCCGGGCCCTCGGCTCCGCCCTGCTCGCCGAGTCCGGCAAGCGCCTGCGCGTCTGGGCGCACGGCGGCCACTCCGCCGCCCGCCACCTCGCCCAGGTCCTCGGCCTCACCCTCTTCCGCGAACTGCGCCAGATGCGCCGCTCCCTGGCCGATTTCGACCCGCCCGAGCCGGTACTGCCCGGCGGCGTCACCGTCCGCGCCTTCCGCCCCGGCGAGGACGACACGGCCTGGCTCACCGCGAACGCGGAGGCCTTCGCCCACCACCCCGAACAGGGCTCTCTCACCCAGCGCGACCTCGACGACCGCAAGGCCGAACCCTGGTTCGACCCGGCGGGCTTCTTCCTGGCCTTCAAGGGTGACGAGCTGGTCGGTTTCCACTGGACGAAGGCGCACACCGACGAACAGCTCGGCGAGGTCTACGTCGTCGGTGTCCGCCCCGGCGCCCAGGGCGGCGGCCTCGGCAAGGCCCTCACCACGATCGGCCTGCGCCACCTGGCCGCCCAGGGCCTGCCCACCGCGATGCTCTACGTCGACGCCGACAACAAGGCGGCGGTGACCGTGTACGAACGCCTCGGATTCGTGACGTACGAGACGGACCTGATGTACCGCAGCGAAACCTGA
- a CDS encoding GntR family transcriptional regulator, whose translation MVEYRIDRRSGVATYVQIVHQTKQALRLGLLEPGDKLPTAREVVEATAINPNTVLKAYRELEREGLVEARRGLGTFVRKSLGATPVDSPLRAELDTWAVRARETGLERDDVAALFTSVLDEHFTKDQQDRRDQKDQGDEA comes from the coding sequence GTGGTCGAGTACCGCATCGACCGGCGCAGCGGTGTCGCCACCTATGTGCAGATCGTCCACCAGACCAAACAGGCCCTGCGGCTGGGCCTGTTGGAACCGGGCGACAAGCTCCCCACGGCCCGCGAGGTCGTGGAGGCCACCGCGATCAACCCGAACACGGTGCTGAAGGCCTACCGCGAGCTGGAGCGCGAAGGCCTGGTCGAGGCCCGCCGCGGCCTCGGCACGTTCGTGCGGAAGTCCCTGGGCGCCACGCCCGTCGACTCCCCGCTGCGGGCCGAGCTGGACACCTGGGCCGTACGGGCCCGGGAGACCGGGCTCGAACGGGACGACGTAGCGGCGCTCTTCACGTCCGTACTGGACGAACACTTCACCAAAGACCAGCAAGACCGGCGAGACCAGAAGGATCAGGGGGACGAGGCATGA
- a CDS encoding ABC transporter ATP-binding protein: MTGTAMEAAALGKKFGWRQGGWALRDCTLRLPMGRVCAVVGPNGAGKSTLLAHAAGLLGPTEGAISVLGTTPAAARERIAYVAQDKPLYPQLTVAQTLRLGHELNPGRWDATVAERVVDAGGLNHDAKIRSLSGGQRTRVALALALGKRPELLLLDEPMADLDPLARHELMGTLLADAAEHGTTVVMSSHVVAELEGSCDHLFLLGAGRVRLAGPLDEILAAHTLVTGPVGDLAPHTVVESRTTGRQLSALIRPQGPVGPGWQTAEPTLEELVLAHLRAPQAPALTIDDEGDDAHAGETGGAETRRAAV, translated from the coding sequence ATGACGGGGACCGCGATGGAGGCGGCCGCGCTCGGCAAGAAGTTCGGGTGGCGGCAGGGGGGCTGGGCGCTGCGCGACTGCACGCTGCGGCTCCCGATGGGGCGGGTGTGCGCGGTCGTCGGACCGAACGGCGCGGGCAAGTCGACACTCCTGGCCCACGCGGCCGGGCTGCTCGGCCCCACCGAGGGCGCGATCAGTGTGCTGGGTACGACCCCGGCGGCGGCCCGCGAGCGCATCGCCTACGTCGCCCAGGACAAGCCCCTCTACCCGCAGCTGACCGTCGCCCAGACACTGCGGCTGGGCCACGAACTCAACCCCGGGCGCTGGGACGCGACCGTCGCCGAGCGGGTGGTGGACGCGGGCGGGCTGAACCACGACGCCAAGATCCGCTCCCTCTCCGGCGGTCAGCGCACCCGGGTCGCGCTCGCCCTCGCCCTCGGCAAGCGGCCCGAACTGCTGCTCCTGGACGAGCCGATGGCCGACCTCGACCCGCTGGCCCGGCACGAGCTGATGGGCACCCTGCTCGCGGACGCCGCCGAGCACGGCACCACGGTTGTCATGTCCTCGCACGTAGTGGCCGAACTGGAAGGCTCCTGCGACCACTTGTTCCTGCTGGGCGCCGGGCGCGTACGGCTCGCGGGCCCGCTGGACGAGATCCTCGCCGCACACACCCTGGTCACCGGCCCGGTCGGCGATCTCGCCCCGCACACGGTCGTCGAGTCCCGCACGACGGGGCGTCAGCTCAGCGCGCTCATCCGCCCGCAAGGCCCCGTCGGCCCCGGCTGGCAGACCGCCGAACCGACCCTGGAGGAGCTGGTCCTCGCCCACCTGAGGGCACCTCAGGCCCCGGCCCTCACCATCGACGACGAGGGTGACGACGCCCACGCCGGCGAGACCGGCGGGGCCGAGACGCGGAGGGCTGCCGTATGA
- a CDS encoding ABC transporter permease yields the protein MSTTTTETVWSARSEDPAPAPAPAMIPTRGLIRATLRVHQSALWFWGLLVVLAAGGLLWAAGPGVDAAWAEYVKSGCKEVDYCEVGPAYSRFDLTVGLASTALAVAPILIGAWAGGALIARELESGTARLAWTQSVSPARWLAAKLAVPAALIASGTTLLTLLHRLVWWSDEELRHTLGTRDWFTPTTFAANGTAATAYALLGLAVGAVAGLLLRRSLPGLAVGLLGTGVLMATLESNRHRLWPVETLVSKTAEPAWRGWTGEMVDRGFITSTGERVSDVACTDDACGRTDAVAFYTDFHPSSHFWPLHLVETGIVLTVTALLVLAAFRLLRHRTGGAV from the coding sequence ATGAGCACCACGACCACCGAGACCGTCTGGTCCGCCCGCTCCGAGGACCCCGCCCCGGCCCCCGCCCCGGCGATGATCCCGACCCGGGGTCTGATCCGGGCGACGCTGCGCGTGCACCAGTCGGCGCTGTGGTTCTGGGGGCTGCTGGTGGTGCTGGCCGCCGGCGGGCTGCTGTGGGCCGCCGGACCGGGGGTGGACGCGGCCTGGGCGGAGTACGTGAAGAGCGGCTGCAAGGAAGTCGACTACTGCGAAGTGGGCCCCGCGTACAGCCGGTTCGACCTGACCGTCGGCCTCGCCTCCACCGCCCTCGCCGTCGCTCCGATCCTGATCGGCGCCTGGGCGGGCGGTGCCCTGATCGCCCGCGAGCTGGAGAGCGGCACGGCCAGGCTGGCCTGGACCCAGTCCGTCAGCCCGGCCCGGTGGCTCGCCGCCAAGCTCGCGGTCCCGGCCGCCCTGATCGCCTCGGGGACGACCCTGCTGACCCTGCTGCACCGCCTGGTGTGGTGGTCGGACGAGGAGCTGCGGCACACGCTCGGCACCCGGGACTGGTTCACACCCACGACCTTCGCGGCCAACGGCACCGCCGCCACGGCCTACGCCCTGCTCGGGCTGGCCGTCGGCGCCGTCGCGGGCCTGCTGCTGCGCCGCTCCCTGCCCGGGCTCGCCGTCGGCCTGCTGGGCACGGGCGTCCTGATGGCCACGCTCGAATCGAACCGCCACCGACTGTGGCCGGTCGAGACCCTCGTCTCCAAGACCGCGGAGCCGGCCTGGAGGGGCTGGACGGGCGAGATGGTCGACCGCGGCTTCATCACCAGCACGGGCGAACGCGTCTCGGACGTGGCGTGCACGGACGACGCCTGCGGTCGGACCGACGCCGTCGCCTTCTACACCGACTTCCACCCCTCCTCCCACTTCTGGCCCCTCCACCTCGTCGAGACCGGCATCGTCCTCACCGTCACCGCCCTGCTGGTCCTGGCCGCCTTCCGCCTGCTGCGCCACCGCACGGGAGGTGCCGTATGA
- a CDS encoding ABC transporter permease: MTTTTAPAPAEAPAPAEAPAPRGGLRLRGLTWATLRLHTWAAVCWAVLVLVAAGALLWAAGPGVDAAWAGYHTESCQGHGLMSEGCNHGAPALERYETAVTVGSSLISFAPLLVALWAGAALIGRELENGTAQLAWTQSVTPARWLAAKLAVPAALLTAGTLFLVLLHRTMWSAHITQGSGPWYWQEYYDEFFVGNGPLAVGRVLLGLAVGVLIGLLTRRSLPAMGFGFFAMTGLLYTLEELRPYLWSPVTATTTAEHGPPDAMGMTLSRGALTSSGTRIPNPCLTDAGCDSVPDLAGYYSDYHPASHFWPLHLVETGIVVAVTALLVAASFQLLRRRTGSVTSPREGGTT, translated from the coding sequence ATGACCACCACGACCGCCCCTGCGCCCGCCGAGGCCCCCGCGCCCGCCGAGGCCCCCGCCCCCCGTGGCGGGCTCCGCCTCCGCGGCCTGACCTGGGCGACGCTGCGCCTGCACACCTGGGCGGCGGTGTGCTGGGCGGTGCTGGTCCTCGTCGCCGCCGGAGCACTGCTCTGGGCGGCGGGGCCGGGCGTGGACGCCGCCTGGGCCGGCTATCACACGGAAAGCTGCCAGGGCCACGGGCTGATGAGCGAGGGCTGCAACCACGGGGCCCCCGCGCTGGAGCGGTACGAGACGGCCGTCACCGTCGGTTCGTCGCTCATCAGCTTCGCGCCCCTGCTCGTCGCCCTCTGGGCCGGAGCCGCGCTGATCGGCCGCGAACTGGAGAACGGCACGGCCCAACTGGCCTGGACCCAGTCCGTCACCCCGGCCCGCTGGCTCGCCGCCAAGCTCGCCGTCCCGGCCGCCCTGCTCACCGCCGGCACCCTCTTTCTCGTCCTTCTGCACCGAACGATGTGGTCGGCGCACATCACGCAGGGCAGCGGGCCGTGGTACTGGCAGGAGTACTACGACGAGTTCTTCGTGGGCAACGGCCCCCTCGCCGTCGGCCGCGTCCTCCTCGGCCTCGCCGTCGGCGTCCTGATCGGGCTGCTCACCCGACGCTCCCTGCCCGCAATGGGTTTCGGATTCTTCGCCATGACCGGTCTGCTGTACACGCTCGAAGAGCTGCGCCCGTACCTCTGGTCGCCCGTGACCGCGACGACGACGGCGGAACACGGTCCCCCCGATGCCATGGGCATGACCCTCAGCCGCGGCGCCCTCACCTCCAGCGGCACCCGCATCCCGAACCCCTGCCTGACCGACGCGGGCTGTGACAGCGTCCCCGACCTGGCCGGCTACTACAGCGACTACCACCCCGCCTCCCACTTCTGGCCCCTCCACCTCGTCGAGACGGGCATCGTCGTCGCCGTCACCGCCCTGCTGGTCGCGGCCTCCTTCCAGCTGCTGCGCCGCCGTACCGGAAGCGTCACGTCACCGCGCGAAGGAGGCACGACATGA
- a CDS encoding ABC transporter permease has product MTATTVPAPPGTRRGLVRTVLRVHRSALLVWTAYVLAMAGWMLWLRFVTLDDVRRESASCAGRGGCVDIESAMSYSTSMSTIGTLVSYLCYGVAAWAGASLTGRELERGTAQLVWTQSVTPVRWLTVKFAVPAAALTAGTTVLVLFYRWAWPSDRDLRGDEWYYTDPFVNRGPAVLAYALCALAVGALAGLALRRALPALTVALGFMVAFRAWLDVRYDELWPSTTLTGTAASRLPMTADQLEVGAITRSGTRVNDLTCFDVDSDLDYTRCMSGKSFTDLYAEVHPASHFWPLHLMTTGVVLAVAVLATAAAFWLLRRRAR; this is encoded by the coding sequence ATGACCGCCACGACCGTTCCCGCACCCCCGGGCACCCGCCGCGGTCTCGTCCGCACCGTGCTGCGCGTGCACCGCTCGGCGCTGCTGGTGTGGACCGCGTACGTGCTGGCCATGGCCGGGTGGATGCTCTGGCTGCGGTTCGTCACCCTGGACGACGTCCGGCGGGAGAGCGCCTCGTGCGCGGGGCGCGGCGGATGCGTCGACATCGAGTCGGCGATGTCGTACAGCACGAGCATGAGCACGATCGGCACGCTCGTCTCGTACCTCTGCTACGGCGTGGCCGCCTGGGCCGGGGCTTCACTGACCGGCCGTGAGCTGGAGCGGGGCACGGCCCAGCTGGTCTGGACCCAGTCCGTCACTCCGGTGCGGTGGCTCACCGTCAAGTTTGCGGTGCCCGCTGCCGCGCTGACCGCCGGCACCACCGTCCTGGTGCTGTTCTACCGCTGGGCCTGGCCCTCGGACCGGGACCTGCGCGGCGACGAGTGGTACTACACCGACCCCTTCGTGAATCGGGGCCCCGCGGTCCTGGCGTACGCCCTGTGCGCACTGGCCGTCGGCGCCCTGGCGGGCCTCGCCCTCAGACGTGCGCTGCCCGCCCTCACCGTGGCTCTCGGCTTCATGGTCGCGTTCCGCGCATGGCTCGACGTGCGGTACGACGAGCTGTGGCCGTCCACGACGCTCACCGGCACCGCCGCCAGTCGGCTGCCGATGACGGCGGACCAGCTGGAGGTGGGCGCGATCACCCGCTCCGGCACTCGCGTGAACGACCTGACCTGCTTCGACGTCGATTCCGACCTCGACTACACCCGGTGCATGAGCGGGAAGAGCTTCACCGACCTGTACGCCGAGGTGCACCCGGCGTCCCACTTCTGGCCGCTGCACCTCATGACGACCGGCGTCGTCCTCGCCGTCGCCGTCCTCGCCACCGCCGCCGCCTTCTGGCTGCTGCGCCGCCGCGCACGCTGA
- a CDS encoding RNA degradosome polyphosphate kinase, protein MSQSNAQADQVQHAQPTVGSITGHRPHTVSAVVSDLEPDIDADLDGYEEEEHEGGRLPQGRFLDRERSWLAFNERVLELAEDPSTPLLERANFLAIFASNLDEFFMVRVAGLKRRIATGVATRSASGLQPREVLEMIWARSRELMARHAACFHEDVAPALAEEGVHLVRWSELAEKEQARLFTLFRHQIFPVLTPLAVDPAHPFPYISGLSLNLAVRVQNPVTGTSHFARVKVPPLLSRFLEASPGRFVPLEDVIGAHLEELFPGMEVLEHHAFRVTRNEDLEVEEDDAENLLQALEKELMRRRFGPPVRLEVEENINQEVLDLLVRELKIKESEVYPLTGPLDLTGLFRIASLDRPELKYRKFVAGVHRDLAEVESASAPDIFAALRNRDVLLHHPYDSFSTSVQAFLEQAADDPDVLAIKQTLYRTSGDSPIVNALIDAAEAGKQVLVLVEIKARFDEHANIKWARKLEEAGCHVVYGLVGLKTHCKLSLVVRQEGETLRRYSHVGTGNYHPKTARLYEDLGVLTSDPQVGADLSDLFNRLSGYSRRETYRRLLVAPKSLRDGLIARVNKEVQHHRAGRPAHVRIKVNSIVDEALIDALYRASQAGVPIDVWVRGICAIRPGVPGLSENIRVRSVLGRFLEHSRVFGFGNGGEPEVWFGSADMMHRNLDRRIEALIRITDPAHRAALNRLLETGMSDTTSSWHLGPDGEWIRHSTDADGQPLRNVQEMLIDARRRRRGTATP, encoded by the coding sequence ATGAGCCAGTCCAACGCCCAGGCAGACCAGGTCCAGCACGCACAGCCGACCGTCGGCTCCATAACGGGCCACCGCCCGCACACGGTGTCGGCCGTGGTCTCCGACCTGGAACCCGACATCGACGCCGACCTCGACGGGTACGAGGAGGAGGAGCACGAAGGCGGAAGGCTGCCGCAGGGCCGTTTCCTCGACCGGGAACGCAGCTGGCTCGCCTTCAACGAGCGCGTCCTGGAACTGGCCGAGGACCCGAGCACCCCCCTCCTCGAACGGGCGAACTTCCTGGCGATCTTCGCCAGCAACCTCGACGAGTTCTTCATGGTCCGCGTGGCCGGTCTGAAGCGCCGTATCGCCACCGGCGTGGCCACCCGCTCCGCCTCCGGCCTCCAGCCCCGCGAGGTGCTGGAGATGATCTGGGCCCGCTCCCGCGAGCTGATGGCCCGGCACGCCGCCTGCTTCCACGAGGACGTCGCCCCGGCGCTGGCCGAGGAGGGCGTGCACCTGGTCCGCTGGAGCGAACTGGCGGAGAAGGAGCAGGCCAGACTCTTCACGCTCTTCCGCCACCAGATCTTCCCGGTCCTGACGCCCCTGGCCGTCGACCCCGCGCACCCCTTCCCGTACATCTCGGGTCTCTCCCTGAACCTGGCCGTACGCGTGCAGAACCCCGTGACCGGCACCTCGCACTTCGCCCGCGTCAAGGTGCCGCCGCTGCTGTCCCGCTTCCTGGAGGCCTCCCCGGGCCGGTTCGTCCCCCTGGAGGACGTGATCGGCGCCCATCTGGAGGAGCTGTTCCCGGGCATGGAGGTGCTGGAGCACCACGCCTTCCGGGTCACCCGCAACGAGGACCTGGAGGTCGAGGAGGACGACGCCGAGAACCTCCTCCAGGCCCTGGAGAAGGAGCTCATGCGGCGCCGCTTCGGGCCGCCGGTGCGCCTGGAGGTCGAGGAGAACATCAACCAGGAGGTCCTGGACCTGCTGGTGCGCGAGCTGAAGATCAAGGAGTCCGAGGTCTACCCGCTGACCGGGCCCCTGGACCTCACCGGCCTCTTCCGCATCGCCTCCCTGGACCGGCCCGAGCTGAAGTACCGCAAGTTCGTCGCCGGCGTCCACCGCGACCTGGCCGAGGTGGAGTCGGCGTCCGCACCCGACATCTTCGCCGCCCTGCGCAACCGGGACGTGCTGCTGCACCACCCGTACGACTCCTTCTCGACGTCGGTGCAGGCGTTCCTGGAGCAGGCGGCCGACGACCCGGACGTCCTCGCGATCAAGCAGACCCTGTACCGGACCTCCGGCGACTCCCCCATAGTCAACGCGCTCATCGACGCGGCCGAGGCAGGCAAGCAGGTCCTCGTCCTGGTCGAGATCAAGGCGCGTTTCGACGAGCACGCGAACATCAAGTGGGCACGCAAGCTGGAGGAGGCCGGCTGCCACGTCGTCTACGGCCTGGTCGGTCTGAAGACCCACTGCAAGCTGTCCCTGGTGGTCCGTCAGGAGGGCGAGACGCTCCGCCGCTACAGCCACGTCGGTACGGGCAACTACCACCCGAAGACGGCGAGGCTGTACGAGGACCTGGGCGTGCTGACGTCGGACCCGCAGGTCGGCGCGGACCTCTCCGACCTCTTCAACCGGCTCTCCGGCTATTCGCGCCGCGAGACCTACCGCCGCCTCCTCGTCGCGCCCAAGTCCCTGCGCGACGGCCTGATCGCCCGTGTCAACAAGGAGGTCCAGCACCACCGTGCCGGACGTCCCGCGCACGTCCGTATCAAGGTCAACTCGATCGTGGACGAGGCGCTCATCGACGCCCTGTACCGGGCCTCGCAGGCGGGTGTGCCCATCGACGTGTGGGTACGCGGCATATGCGCCATCCGCCCCGGCGTCCCGGGCCTGTCGGAGAACATCCGGGTCCGCTCGGTCCTCGGCCGCTTCCTCGAACACTCCCGGGTCTTCGGCTTCGGCAACGGCGGCGAGCCGGAGGTGTGGTTCGGCAGCGCCGACATGATGCACCGCAACCTCGACCGCCGGATCGAGGCCCTGATCCGGATCACCGACCCGGCCCACCGGGCGGCACTCAACCGCCTGCTGGAGACCGGTATGTCCGACACGACCTCCTCCTGGCACCTCGGTCCCGACGGCGAGTGGATCCGGCACTCCACCGACGCGGACGGCCAGCCCCTGCGCAACGTCCAGGAGATGCTCATTGACGCCCGGAGGCGCCGGCGTGGCACAGCAACACCTTGA